CGAGCAGGTCACGCAGGCGGCCATGATCCCGCTGGCCTACACCATCGGCACAGACTTCAAGCTGGCGCAGCGCGATCCGCTGGAGTCGATGGTTCACTGGGACACCTGGTGAACAGCACCGATGGCGATTCTGGCAGCGGCTGCTCCCTGAGGGGCACCATTCCTGTATGCGTATCCTCACCATCGACGTTGGCACCGGCACGCAGGATATCCTGCTCTACGATTCTGAGCGGGAGATCGAGAACAGCATCAAGCTGGTGATGCCCTCGCCGACGGCCGTCGTCGCCCGGCAGATCCGGGCGGCGACCGAGCTGGGGACGCCCCTGCTGCTCGACGGCGTCACGATGGGCGGCGGCCCGAGCCACTGGGCCGCCCGCGACCACGCCCTGGCCGGCCACGCCGTCTACGCCACGCCAGACGCCGCCCGCACCTTCGACGACGACCTGGACGCGGTGCGGAGCATGGGCATCACCGTCGTCTCGGAGGACGAGGCGGCCGGGCTGCGCGGCGTCGAGCGGGTCACCCTGCGCGATCTGTGGGTCGATGCCGTGCGGACGGCGCTGCGGGCGTTCGGCGCAGACGACCGGTTTGACCGGCTGGCTGTCGCCGTCTTCGATCACGGCGCGGCCCCGCCCGGCTACAGCGACCGCACCTTTCGCTTCGAGTACCTGGCCGAGCGGGTGCGCCAATCGGCTGACCTGACGGTCTTTGCGTTTCCCCACGACCGCATCCCCGCCAGCCTGACGCGACTGGCAGCGGTGGCCGCGAGCATCGGCCATGAGATGCCGCTGCTGGTGATGGACACGGCTCCGGCGGCGGTCCTCGGGGCGTTGGAAGACCCGGCCGTCTCGGCGCGGCGGGACGCGATCGTCGCCAATGTCGGCAACTTCCACTGTCTGGCGTTCCGGCTGGAGGGGGGCCAGGTTGCCGGCCTCTTCGAGCACCACACCGGCGAGCTGACGCAGCCGGAGCTGGAAGCGTACCTGGACAAGCTCATCGCCGGCACCATCACGAACCAGGAAGTCTTCGACGACATGGGCCACGGCGCGCTGATGTTCCAGCCGCCGGCCGCGCTGCCAGACCCGTTCGTCGCGATCACCGGGCCGAGGCGCGGGCTGCTGCGTGGCTCGCGGCACCGTCCATACCTGGCGGTGCCGCACGGCGACATGATGCTGGCCGGCTGCTTCGGGCTGCTGCGGGCCTACGCCGCCAACGATGCGGAGGTCCGGGCGGCCGTTGAGGCCCAACTGGGGCCACGGCCGGAGGGCGTTGCCCGGCCCGGGTGACCTCACCCCCCGACCCGCTGCCCTCTTGACTACCGAACGGCGCGCGGCGTGGGCGTGCGCGTGGGCCGCACGACGGGCACCGTATCGAATGGGCCGAGCATCATACCGCTGGGAACGTCATCATTGGCGGCTTCTATGCCGCCGCACGCCTTGCCGTCATAGCCGGTGTCCAACTGGTTCGGATCAGAAGGATCGGCGCGCAGGACTGCCTGTGCGTGCGCCTGGTAGCGTACAGGCGCCGGTGCGTCGGGCGGCTGGATGCTGAAGTCGTTACAGCCGTACCGGTCACCCTGGCCGAGGTAGTCGCTCGCCACAAATGCCTTCAGCGTCGGGGTGATGGTGGGCGCCGGCGTGAGCGTTGGGATAGACGTTCCATATGTGCGCGTCACCGGGTTGAAGTCGCGGTCGTTCGGGTAGGACGAGTAGTTGTAAGTCGTGCAGGCGATGCCATCCTCAACCCCGTCTTCGGCGTCCAGACGGTTCGGATCGCTCGGGTCGTAGCGGAGCACGCTCTGGGCCTGCGCCTGCGATTGGAAGCTCGAGCATTGGTGCAGATCCTGCCCTGGCGAGACGTACGCGGGTGCATAGACCGCCGGGGCCTTCGCGTCCGTATTGTCGTTGTTGTTGCTGTTGTCGTTATTGTTGTTGTCGTTGTTGTTCCCGTTGTCGCCGCCCCAGGGCGTGGCCGTCTTGGTGGGGGTCGGCGTGCGGGTCGCAAGGCCCTGGCGCACCGTCACCTGCAGCTTCTTGCAGGGGATGGTCGAGTCCACGTAGAAGGTGTACTCGTGCTGGCCCGGGTACGAGAGCTGGATCGTCCACTCCCAGACGTACCCCTTCTGCCCGGGACGCTCGCGCACGAAGGTGGTCTTCTCGGTGCCGGCCAGCCGCCCGTACGGATGCGGTCGCGAGGACGTCACCGCGATCAAGACCTCGTTGCCGACGCGCGGGATCTCCGGCGAGAAGGTGATCTCCTCGTCGCCGTAGCAGGGATCGGAGCCGGCCGCTGCGCCAGCCGCTCCTGGCTGAATCGCCCCCGGCAAGCCCTGGTTGGGCGGCATATTCGTGGTCTGCGTGCCGACCGGCCCGGTCACGGCCGGGTTGCCAGATGTGCCCGTGCCGACGGTTGGATAGGGATTGGTAGTAGCGGGGGGCGCGCCCCAGCCGGAGATCGTCGGGGTCGGTTCGAGTTGGGCGGCCACTGCGCCAGCCTCGACTGCGGTGCTGCGCTTGAAGGCGTCGGCCATCGCCGTGTCTGGCAGGTCAGCCGGGCGGGCGACGCCGCTCGGCAACGGCCCGTTCGCCTGCGCCAGGAACGGTGACCCGACCGCTGCCGCCGCCGCTGCGTCGTCGGGGGAGAGGCCCTCGCCCGTCAGGACGGCCCGGAACGCCTCGCCGAGTGGCAGGGTGGTCACGGCGCCGGTCTGGCCATCCCAGACCATGACGCCACGCTCCCAGCGCAGCAGCACGACGTTCGGCTGGGCGGGATCGCGCTGCGGCCGGCTGACGGGCAGCCCCCAGACCTCCTGCGCGAAGCCCGGCAGCAGGCCGCGCTCGCCCGGCCCCGGCCCGAAGGCGTCTTCGTAGCGGACGGTGTCCGTGAACTGGCGGCCAAACTGGACCGGCAAGCCTTCCCAGGCGTCGGGGGCGTTCGCCTTGATGAACGCCTGCACCTGGGGGCCGTAGTCTGGCGTGCCCGGGACCGGTGCGCTCGCTTGCAGCGCGGGATCGATCGGCGGGACCGCTCGGCCGGCCACCGTCTGGAACGGGACCGCGTTCATCGAGAACAGGTTAACCGTCGAAACGGCTCCGCCCGGATCCTGCCGGAGCATGAACTGACGGAAAAGCTGCACCCGTGCGCCGGCCAGCGTGAACTCGTTGGAGACGGGCGGGCCGAAGGTCCGCGCACCGCCGCGCGCCGCAAAGTACTGGCCCAGTGGGCTGGGCGCGACGATGTAGCCCGTCTCAGGGAAGAAGATCGCTGCCTGGAGGACGGTGCGGGCCTGCTCGGCGGCAGGGGGCATCGGAGCAGCGCCAGCGACCAGCGCGGCGCGGTCGACCGGGCCGGTGAACGCCCAGACGACGGTCAGGAGCAGCAGCAAGCGCGCAGCAAAGCCCATCAGCGAGCGCAGGCCCGCGTGGCGTCGGCCTCCGCGCAGAGCAGCCCGAACAGGTGCAGGCCACTGGCCCTGTCCCGCCCGCGCCGCCTCTCGACGGCTGCTCTCGGCCCTGTCAGCCACGAATGGATGCTCCCGGATGGTTCCTGGTGCGAACACGACCGCCTTCGAGGCCGGTCGCCGACGTGAACTCCTCAGCGGGCTCAATGAGCCGGAACCGCGCCTCACGCCCTTACGCGGTGCTGCCCGTTATAACGTGACTCGCGACCATCTCGTGATGCCCCCGCATCCCGCACATTTTAGCCCAGATGAGCGGCGTGCGTAACCCCCACGGGCAACTTCACGTCAAATTCATGCAGCAGCGCAAGACGAGGTCACGACGCCCATTGTCATGACGAGCGAGGCGTCATGCCGGATGCGCGAGTCTCGGGGGGTGAGGGCCACCGGGCCGGCGGCTACTCCGGGGATGCCGGCTGCTGGTTCCGCCGGTAACGCGCGGCGCTGTAGGCCAGGCGACGGGCTCGGTAGGTGGGATCCTGCTGGTAGCGCAAGCGCTCGCGCTCGGCGTGGCGGCAGCGAGAGCAGAGCAGCCGTCCGTTGCTGGCCCGGACGGTCGCGCTCCGCGCCTGGGATGTCCGGGGCGCGGCGGCCCCACATGTCTGGCAGGCCGGTGCACCGCTGTCGGCGGGGGCCTGCTCGCCGTCCAGGCTGGCGGCCGGTGTGTCGTGTGCCACGGGCTGTGGCGCAACGGCAGTGGCCGGCGACCGCCGAACTGCCCCGCGTCGGCCGGGCGGATGCAGGGACAGAAACCGGCGCGCAGCCTCGACGGCTGAATGACAGGCCGTCAGATCGTTGGCCGCGGTCCGCCGCGCGACGGCACGGAACAGCTCGATGCGCTCGCCGTCCTCGACCGCCCAGAAATGGCCCAGCTCAGTCATCGCGGCCCAGACGGTCGGCAACAGATCGTCGCCAGAGCCTGCCCGCGCGAGCGTGACTGCCTGGACGTCCAATCCACTGCGCTCACGGACGTGCGCCGCGACGTGATCCGGGTTCATGCGCTCCCCTGGTGGCCGTGGAGACCTGGCGAAGTGTGGCCTCGGCGGCGAAGTGTGGCCCCGGCGCGCACGTCTTCTGCGCGCCGGCGGTATGCCCAGGAGCGCAACAAGCGTGCCGTGCCTCGCGCACGCGTCTCTGGGGGGACAGGTTCAGCAGAGCGACACGTCGTCGATCCACCATGTTCCGCGCAACAGTCCACATGCTGCGCGCAACAGTCCATGTCGTCCTGAGCGCAGCGAAGGACCTCACCCGCCGACCGTCACCACTCGCGTCACCCGCCGACCGTCACCACTCGCGTCAGCGGGTGACCGTCACCACTCGCG
The Chloroflexota bacterium genome window above contains:
- a CDS encoding DUF1786 domain-containing protein, producing MRILTIDVGTGTQDILLYDSEREIENSIKLVMPSPTAVVARQIRAATELGTPLLLDGVTMGGGPSHWAARDHALAGHAVYATPDAARTFDDDLDAVRSMGITVVSEDEAAGLRGVERVTLRDLWVDAVRTALRAFGADDRFDRLAVAVFDHGAAPPGYSDRTFRFEYLAERVRQSADLTVFAFPHDRIPASLTRLAAVAASIGHEMPLLVMDTAPAAVLGALEDPAVSARRDAIVANVGNFHCLAFRLEGGQVAGLFEHHTGELTQPELEAYLDKLIAGTITNQEVFDDMGHGALMFQPPAALPDPFVAITGPRRGLLRGSRHRPYLAVPHGDMMLAGCFGLLRAYAANDAEVRAAVEAQLGPRPEGVARPG